The Syngnathus acus chromosome 3, fSynAcu1.2, whole genome shotgun sequence genome includes a window with the following:
- the lingo1b gene encoding leucine-rich repeat and immunoglobulin-like domain-containing nogo receptor-interacting protein 1-B produces MTVLVHNRMVSAEAGGHSYLVACWQPILVLMLGTVLSGSTTGCPSRCDCNAQERSVVCHRRRLATFPEGIPTETKLLDLSKNRLKLLGPEEFINYPQLEELQLNENIISSIDPGAFSNLMNLRNLGLRNNQLKLIQLGVFTGLSNLTQLDISENKIVILLDYMFQELYNLRVLEVGDNDLVFISPRSFHGLSNLETLNIEGYKLSSVPTDALSHLHNLLSLRLRYLNVTAIRDYSFKRLYRLRVLEISQMPSLDTMTPKCLFGINLTSLAITNCNLTAIPYQAISHLRYLRFLNLSFNPIVTVEGNQLHNLQKLQAFHLAGGRLIVIEPYSFRGLNHLHILNVSSNRLSTLEESVFHSVGNLETLALHDNPLACDCRLLWVFRRRWRLNFNRQQPICASPGVVQGREFKDFPDILPSDYFICQKSKIVDNKIQESHVDEGTTVSFTCQAEGEPVPVIMWLSPKKEYITTKTLGSRLSVSDDGRLEVRYAQIQDNGTYLCIASNAAGNDTKVAHLFVHSYSPNWPHQPNKTFAFISNQPSDEGANVTRTTVPFPFDVKTLIIATTMGFISFLGVVLFCLVILFLWSRGKDNTKPSIEVEYVPRKEDTEEASPPETPVQFNMKIM; encoded by the coding sequence GTTCACAATAGGATGGTCTCTGCTGAGGCAGGGGGGCACAGCTACTTGGTGGCGTGCTGGCAGCCCATCCTAGTCCTGATGCTGGGAACCGTCCTGTCTGGTTCAACCACGGGCTGCCCTTCCCGATGTGACTGCAATGCCCAAGAGCGATCGGTCGTATGCCATCGAAGACGATTGGCTACTTTCCCCGAAGGCATCCCCACTGAAACAAAGCTCCTAGACCTGAGCAAGAATCGGCTAAAACTTCTGGGGCCAGAGGAATTCATCAACTACCCCCAACTGGAGGAGCTCCAACTGAATGAAAACATTATTTCGTCCATCGACCCTGGAGCTTTTAGCAACCTCATGAATCTACGGAATCTCGGGTTGCGAAACAACCAGCTGAAGCTCATTCAGCTTGGTGTGTTCACAGGCCTTAGCAACCTAACCCAGCTGGATATTAGTGAGAACAAAATTGTCATTCTGCTGGACTACATGTTTCAGGAGCTCTACAACTTGAGGGTTCTGGAAGTGGGTGACAATGACCTCGTTTTTATCTCACCACGATCGTTTCATGGCCTCAGCAATCTTGAAACCCTCAACATTGAGGGTTACAAGCTGTCCTCGGTGCCCACTGATGCCCTGAGCCATCTGCACAACCTGCTGTCACTTCGATTACGGTATCTGAACGTCACTGCCATTAGAGATTACTCGTTTAAGCGGCTGTATAGACTGCGGGTACTAGAAATATCACAGATGCCTTCCCTGGATACCATGACCCCGAAATGCTTGTTTGGAATCAACCTAACATCTTTGGCAATCACAAATTGTAATCTTACTGCCATCCCTTACCAAGCTATCAGTCACTTGAGATATTTACGCTTTCTAAACCTGTCTTTCAATCCCATTGTTACTGTTGAAGGGAACCAACTTCACAATCTACAAAAGCTCCAGGCTTTTCATTTAGCCGGTGGCAGATTAATTGTCATTGAACCTTACTCTTTTAGAGGACTAAATCATCTGCACATTCTTAATGTTTCTAGTAATAGATTAAGCACCTTGGAGGAATCCGTCTTCCACTCAGTGGGTAATTTGGAAACCCTGGCTTTGCATGACAACCCTTTGGCCTGCGACTGTCGCTTGCTCTGGGTTTTCCGCCGGCGGTGGAGGTTAAACTTTAATAGACAGCAGCCCATCTGTGCGTCACCTGGTGTGGTGCAGGGAAGGGAGTTTAAGGACTTCCCAGATATTCTACCTTCTGATTATTTCATCTGCCAGAAATCTAAGATTGTGGATAACAAGATTCAAGAGAGTCATGTGGATGAAGGAACTACGGTCAGTTTTACTTGCCAAGCTGAGGGTGAGCCAGTTCCGGTCATCATGTGGCTTTCTCCGAAGAAAGAATACATCACCACCAAAACTTTGGGGTCAAGACTTTCGGTGTCTGATGATGGCAGACTTGAGGTTCGGTATGCCCAGATCCAAGACAACGGGACCTACTTGTGCATTGCAAGCAATGCAGCAGGCAATGACACCAAAGTTGCTCATCTTTTTGTTCATAGCTACTCTCCTAATTGGCCTCATCAaccaaacaagacatttgCCTTTATTTCTAACCAACCCAGCGATGAAGGTGCAAATGTGACCCGGACCACAGTTCCATTTCCATTTGATGTAAAGACACTCATCATTGCGACCACGATGGGGTTCATCTCGTTCCTTGGCGTTGtacttttttgtcttgtaaTACTATTTCTCTGGAGCCGCGGGAAAGACAACACCAAACCAAGTATAGAGGTTGAGTATGTGCCACGCAAAGAAGATACAGAGGAGGCTAGTCCACCTGAGACACCCGTACAATTCAATATGAAAATCATGTGA